From Psychroflexus torquis ATCC 700755, the proteins below share one genomic window:
- a CDS encoding amidohydrolase family protein has translation MKQNVFLLFCLFSLSLFAQDYFPDNKAVKTRSSNYIALESAIIHISPTETIENATLLIKDGKIVEAGKNVKLPQNTVKIDANGKHIYPSFVEVYSDFGIKDIQKAPSSSQPQYEPNRKGYYWNDHVRPEQSAKSHFKFDEKTAATMRKAGFGAVNTHVTDGFIRGNGALMALVEGDNFNSNLLNENSGMYYEFSKSKQSRQAYPSSIMGYTALLRQFYHDSKAYQNKIIEEKDLAIEAYLAKKSLPQLFSVDDYLDALRADKIGDQFGVQYTIIGSGDEYKRVETIKATNAHFVLPLKFPDAFNVEDPFLRDYLSLGEMKHWQYAPVNAKILSENGIDISFTTKGLKSPEDLLKNLKKSVDLGLDKTIAFAALTTQPAKVIGASDLLGTLEKGKIANFIITSHELFEDEFKIHENWVQGHRHSYEPLDVVDISGNYDLVFNGETFDMAIKNKSGKFSVEVVKDTLKLGTKLNYEEDWMTLILNDTDKSKEEYAILSSKIEPFQSSFSGKVILANGDTTGFKATQKTEESSENSEKKDEEEEEESMEMLSMSYPNLAYGRDEASTESERLLIKNATVITGESEGTLENTDVLLKDGKIDKIGKDLSDRGAKVIDGTGKFLTAGIIDEHSHIAGTSINEGGHNSSAEVTMEDAVDPDDISIYRAIAGGVTSIQLLHGSANPIGGRSAILKLKWGENAEDLIYNNSPKYIKFALGENVKQSNWGGNSRFPQTRMGVEQVFRDYFSRAKAYGEKKATGEPYRYDDEMETLLEIINGERFISCHSYVQSEINMLMKVAEEFDFKVNTFTHILEGYKVADIMREHGAGASTFSDWWAYKYEVKDAIPFNASIMHNQGVTVAINSDDGEMIRRLNQEAAKSMKYGGVSAEDAWKFVTLNPAKLLHLDDRVGSIKEGKDADVVLWNADPLSIYAKPEKTIIEGVVYFDIEKDKVMRDQIQKERQFLIHKMMKAKNKGLKTQPIQKKEKAFLHCDSLDDINHIHE, from the coding sequence ATGAAACAAAATGTCTTCTTATTATTTTGCTTATTTAGTTTGAGTCTTTTTGCTCAGGATTATTTTCCTGACAATAAGGCTGTAAAAACTAGATCCAGCAATTATATCGCCTTGGAATCTGCGATTATTCATATTTCTCCAACAGAGACTATCGAAAATGCAACTCTTCTGATCAAGGATGGAAAAATTGTAGAGGCTGGTAAAAATGTAAAATTACCTCAGAATACAGTTAAAATTGACGCCAATGGAAAACACATCTATCCGTCATTTGTTGAAGTCTACTCAGATTTTGGAATCAAGGATATCCAAAAAGCGCCAAGTTCTAGTCAGCCACAATATGAGCCTAATAGAAAAGGATACTATTGGAATGATCATGTAAGACCAGAGCAATCTGCAAAATCTCATTTTAAATTTGACGAAAAAACTGCTGCAACTATGCGTAAAGCTGGTTTTGGAGCAGTAAATACGCATGTTACTGATGGATTCATAAGAGGAAATGGTGCTTTAATGGCATTAGTGGAGGGTGATAACTTCAACAGTAACCTGCTGAATGAGAATTCAGGTATGTATTATGAATTTAGCAAAAGCAAACAGTCTAGACAAGCTTACCCAAGTTCTATAATGGGATATACTGCTTTATTGAGACAATTTTATCATGATAGCAAAGCTTATCAAAACAAAATTATAGAAGAGAAAGATCTTGCTATTGAAGCGTATCTTGCTAAGAAAAGTCTACCCCAATTATTTTCTGTAGACGATTATCTGGATGCTTTACGGGCCGATAAGATTGGAGATCAATTTGGAGTGCAATACACCATCATTGGATCTGGAGATGAATATAAAAGAGTAGAAACCATAAAAGCGACCAACGCTCATTTTGTGCTGCCTTTAAAATTTCCAGATGCTTTCAATGTTGAAGATCCTTTCCTAAGAGATTATCTCTCTTTGGGGGAGATGAAACACTGGCAGTATGCTCCAGTGAATGCTAAAATCCTTTCAGAAAATGGAATAGACATATCATTTACAACTAAGGGTCTAAAATCACCAGAAGATTTACTTAAAAATCTAAAAAAGTCAGTTGACTTGGGCTTGGATAAAACCATAGCTTTTGCAGCTTTAACCACTCAACCTGCAAAAGTTATCGGTGCTTCAGACCTTTTAGGAACTTTGGAGAAGGGTAAAATTGCCAATTTTATTATCACGTCTCATGAATTATTTGAAGATGAATTTAAAATTCATGAAAACTGGGTTCAAGGTCACCGCCATAGTTACGAGCCTTTGGATGTTGTGGATATTTCAGGCAACTATGATTTGGTTTTTAATGGTGAAACTTTCGATATGGCCATCAAAAACAAATCTGGAAAATTCTCTGTTGAAGTTGTAAAAGATACTTTAAAATTAGGAACTAAACTCAATTATGAAGAGGACTGGATGACTCTAATTTTGAATGATACTGACAAATCAAAAGAAGAGTATGCTATTTTATCTTCAAAAATAGAGCCTTTTCAATCTAGTTTCAGTGGTAAAGTTATTTTAGCAAATGGGGATACAACAGGTTTTAAAGCAACGCAAAAAACAGAGGAATCTTCAGAAAATTCAGAAAAGAAGGATGAAGAGGAGGAAGAAGAAAGCATGGAAATGCTATCGATGTCTTATCCTAATCTGGCTTATGGAAGAGATGAAGCCTCTACAGAATCAGAGCGTTTACTGATTAAAAACGCCACAGTGATTACTGGAGAATCTGAAGGAACGCTGGAAAATACAGACGTTTTACTCAAGGACGGAAAAATCGATAAAATTGGTAAAGACTTGAGTGATAGAGGTGCAAAAGTTATTGATGGAACTGGTAAGTTTTTAACGGCAGGAATAATAGATGAGCATTCTCATATCGCGGGAACTTCCATAAATGAAGGAGGGCATAATTCCTCTGCAGAAGTCACTATGGAAGATGCCGTAGATCCTGATGATATAAGTATTTATAGAGCAATTGCAGGTGGAGTCACCAGTATACAATTGTTACATGGATCTGCAAATCCAATTGGTGGACGTTCTGCTATTTTAAAATTGAAATGGGGAGAGAACGCAGAAGATCTTATTTATAACAATTCACCAAAATATATAAAATTTGCCCTTGGGGAAAATGTAAAACAATCCAACTGGGGTGGTAACTCAAGATTTCCACAAACTAGAATGGGGGTGGAGCAAGTGTTTAGAGATTACTTCTCTAGAGCTAAAGCTTATGGCGAGAAAAAAGCTACAGGTGAGCCTTATCGATACGATGATGAAATGGAAACTCTACTTGAAATTATCAATGGAGAGCGATTTATCAGTTGCCATTCTTATGTTCAAAGTGAAATCAATATGCTGATGAAAGTAGCCGAAGAATTTGATTTTAAGGTCAACACATTTACCCATATCTTGGAAGGTTATAAGGTGGCCGATATCATGAGAGAACATGGAGCAGGTGCTTCTACCTTCAGCGATTGGTGGGCTTACAAATACGAAGTAAAAGATGCAATCCCCTTCAATGCCTCTATCATGCACAACCAAGGTGTTACTGTAGCCATAAATAGTGATGATGGCGAAATGATAAGACGCTTAAATCAAGAAGCGGCTAAAAGCATGAAATATGGTGGAGTGTCTGCTGAAGACGCCTGGAAATTTGTCACGCTTAATCCTGCAAAACTTCTTCATCTAGACGATAGAGTAGGAAGTATAAAAGAAGGAAAAGATGCAGATGTTGTCCTTTGGAATGCAGATCCTCTTTCCATTTACGCGAAACCTGAAAAAACGATTATAGAAGGGGTTGTGTATTTTGATATCGAAAAAGATAAAGTGATGCGCGATCAAATTCAGAAGGAAAGACAATTCTTAATCCATAAAATGATGAAAGCTAAAAATAAAGGTTTAAAAACTCAGCCTATTCAAAAGAAAGAGAAAGCCTTTTTACACTGCGATAGTTTAGACGATATTAACCACATACACGAATAA
- a CDS encoding amidohydrolase family protein, producing the protein MKYIHILLSCVVALASTQFINAQQTPAPQQTETISIVGATAHIGNTDVVENSVVVFEDGKITYVGTDTSQAKGKTIDANGKHVYPGFIAPNATLGLVEIDAVAATDDKDEMGKMLPHVRSLIAYNAESQVVESMRPNGVLMGQITPQGGRISGTSSIVQFDAWNWEDAVIKENDAIHLNWPNGFSRSGSWYDTDRVWEKNKEYTQEIDEVVAYFKNAEAYVPGSKEKDLEFEAMDGLFDGSKGLFIHVDGEKEIKDVISFKRKMDLNRVTIVGGYHAYKVAADLKANGISVLIQRTHLNPNFEDDDYDLPYKLPKLLSDAGVLVALEGSGRMERMNSRNLPFYAGTAAAFGVDKELALQMITLNTAKILGMEDQIGSLEVGKDATLFISEGDALDMRGNILTKAFIQGRDISLETHQTELYKRYSKKYED; encoded by the coding sequence ATGAAATATATACATATACTATTAAGCTGTGTCGTTGCACTGGCCTCTACACAATTTATAAATGCTCAACAAACCCCAGCCCCACAGCAAACTGAAACTATTTCGATAGTGGGAGCGACCGCTCATATTGGTAATACGGATGTCGTTGAAAATTCTGTAGTGGTTTTTGAAGATGGAAAAATAACTTATGTCGGCACAGATACCTCACAAGCAAAAGGGAAAACCATCGATGCTAATGGGAAACATGTCTATCCTGGCTTTATAGCTCCCAATGCTACTTTAGGCCTTGTAGAGATTGATGCTGTTGCCGCTACGGACGATAAAGATGAAATGGGTAAAATGTTACCTCACGTTAGAAGTTTAATCGCCTACAACGCTGAAAGTCAAGTCGTAGAAAGTATGCGTCCCAACGGTGTGTTGATGGGCCAGATTACACCACAAGGTGGGCGTATTTCTGGAACTTCTTCTATTGTTCAATTTGACGCTTGGAATTGGGAAGATGCGGTTATTAAAGAAAATGATGCTATTCACTTAAATTGGCCTAATGGGTTTAGCAGAAGTGGAAGTTGGTATGATACGGATAGAGTTTGGGAGAAAAATAAAGAGTACACCCAAGAAATAGATGAAGTGGTGGCTTACTTTAAAAATGCTGAAGCCTATGTTCCTGGCTCTAAAGAAAAAGACTTGGAATTTGAGGCCATGGACGGATTGTTTGACGGTTCAAAAGGTTTATTTATCCATGTGGATGGCGAAAAGGAAATCAAAGATGTGATTAGCTTTAAAAGAAAAATGGATCTAAACAGAGTGACTATTGTTGGTGGATATCACGCTTATAAAGTAGCTGCCGATTTAAAAGCTAATGGTATTTCTGTATTGATACAACGGACACATCTCAATCCAAATTTTGAAGATGATGATTATGATTTACCCTATAAATTGCCGAAATTACTTAGTGATGCTGGCGTTTTAGTAGCCTTGGAAGGAAGTGGGCGTATGGAACGTATGAATTCTCGAAACCTACCATTTTATGCAGGAACTGCTGCTGCATTTGGAGTGGATAAGGAATTGGCATTACAGATGATCACCCTTAATACAGCAAAAATTCTTGGCATGGAAGATCAAATTGGTTCTCTTGAAGTGGGAAAAGATGCTACCCTTTTTATCAGTGAAGGCGATGCCCTCGATATGCGAGGAAATATTTTAACCAAAGCTTTTATACAAGGAAGGGATATAAGTTTAGAGACTCATCAAACGGAATTGTACAAAAGGTATTCAAAAAAATACGAAGACTAG